One window of Equus caballus isolate H_3958 breed thoroughbred chromosome 3, TB-T2T, whole genome shotgun sequence genomic DNA carries:
- the TLR1 gene encoding toll-like receptor 1 precursor (The RefSeq protein has 2 substitutions compared to this genomic sequence) translates to MTKTNSGIFHFAIIFVLILEIGIQSSDEREFFVDRSKAGLTHVPKDLSLKTTILDISQNYISELRTSDIQLLSKLRILIISHNKIQYLDISVFKFNLELEYLDLSHNKLGKISCHPTVNLKHLDLSFNAFDALPICKEFGNMSQLEFLGLSATQLQKSSVLPIAHLHISKVLLVLGDPYGEKEDSESLRHLNTESLHIVFPTRKEFHFILDVSLSTAVNLELSNIKCVLDDNRCSYFLNVLSKLQKNPRLSSLTLNNIETAWDSFIMILQLVWHTSVENFSIKNVKLQGHLGFRDFDYSNTSLKALSIYQVVSDVFSFPQSSIYKIFSNMTIQNFTVSGTHMIHMLCPSQISPFLHLDFSNNLLTDTIFRDCGTLTKLETFSLQINQLKELTNIAHMTKEMKSLHQLDISQNFLRYDENEGNCSWTRSLLSLNMSSNILTDSVFRCLPPRIKVLDLHNNRIRSIPKQIMKLESLQKLNVALNSLTNLPGCGAFNSLSTLIIDHNSISNPSVDFFQSCQKIRSIKAGNNPFQCTCELREFIQSIGQVSSDVVEGWPDSYKCEYPESYKGTPLKDFHLSQLSCNTALLVVTIVVPVLVLAVTVSILCIYLDLPWYLRMVCQWTQTRRRARNIPLEELQRTLQFHAFISYSGHDSAWVKSELLPNLEKEDIRICLHERNFIAGKSIVENIINCIEKSYKSIFVLSPNFVQSEWCHYELYFAHHNLFHEAFNNLILILLEPIPQYSIPSSYHKLKILMAKRTYLEWPKEKSKHGLFLANLRAAINIKLME, encoded by the coding sequence ATGACTAAAACTAATTCTGGCATCTTCCACTTTGCCATCATCTTTGTGTTAATACTTGAGATTGGAATCCAATCATCTGATGAAAGGGAATTTTTTGTTGACAGATCTAAAGCAGGTCTCACCCATGTTCCCAAAGATCTATCTCTGAAAACAACAATCTTAGATATATCACAAAACTATATATCTGAGCTTCGGACTTCTGACATCCAATTACTATCAAAGCTGAGGATTTTGATAATTTCTCATAATAAAATCCAGTATCTTGATATCAGTGTTTTCAAATTCAACCTGGAATTGGAATACTTGGATTTGTCCCACAACAAGTTGGGGAAGATTTCTTGCCACCCTACTGTGAACCTCAAGCACTTAGACCTCTCATTTAATGCATTTGATGCCCTGCCCATATGCAAAGAGTTTGGCAACATGTCTCAACTAGAATTTCTGGGGTTGAGTGCCACACAGTTACAAAAATCTAGTGTGCTGCCAATTGCTCATTTGCATATCAGTAAGGTTTTACTGGTCTTAGGAGACCCTTATGGGGAAAAAGAAGACTCTGAGAGCCTTCGACACCTTAACACAGAGAGTCTGCACATTGTTTTCCCGACAAGAAAGGAATTCCATTTCATTTTGGATGTGTCCCTCAGCACTGCAGTAAATCTGGAACTGTCTAATATCAAATGTGTGCTGGATGATAACCGATGTTCTTATTTCCTAAATGTTCTGTCAAAACTTCAAAAGAATCCAAGGTTATCAAGTCTTACTTTAAACAACATTGAAACAGCTTGGGATTCTTTTATTATGATCCTCCAGTTGGTTTGGCATACAAGTGTAGAAAATTTCTCGATTAAAAATGTGAAACTACAAGGTCACCTTGGCTTCAGAGATTTTGATTATTCTAACACTTCACTGAAGGCCTTGTCTATATACCAAGTTGTCAGTGATGTGTTCAGTTTTCCACAAAGTTCTATCTacaaaatcttttcaaatatgaCCATCCAAAATTTCACAGTATCTGGTACACACATGATCCACATGCTTTGCCCATCTCAAATTAGCCCATTTCTGCATTTGGATTTTTCCAATAATCTCTTAACAGACACGATTTTTAGAGATTGTGGAACATTGACTAAGCTGGAGACATTTAGTTtacaaataaatcaattaaaagaaCTTACAAATATAGCTCATATGACCAAGGAGATGAAGTCTCTACATCAATTGGATATTAGCCAGAATTTTTTAAGGTatgatgaaaatgaaggaaattgcTCTTGGACTAGAAGTTTATTAAGTTTAAATATGTCTTCAAATATACTTACTGACTCTGTTTTCAGATGTTTACCTCCCAGGGTCAAGGTACTTGATCTTCACAATAACAGAATAAGGAGCATCCCTAAACAAATCATGAAACTAGAATCTTTGCAAAAACTCAATGTTGCTCTCAATTCTTTAACCAACCTTCCTGGATGTGGTGCCTTTAACAGCCTTTCTACACTGATCATTGACCATAATTCAATTTCCAACCCATCAGTTGACTTCTTCCAGAGCTGCCAGAAGATTAGGTCAATAAAAGCAGGGAACAATCCATTCCAATGTACGTGTGAGCTAAGAGAATTTATCCAAAGTATAGGCCAAGTATCAAGTGATGTGGTAGAGGGTTGGCCTGATTCTTATAAGTGTGAGTATCCAGAAAGCTATAAGGGAACCCCACTAAAGGACTTTCATCTGTCTCAATTATCCTGCAACACAGCTCTGCTTGTTGTCACCATTGTGGTCCCTGTGCTGGTGTTGGCTGTTACTGTGAGCATCCTCTGTATCTACCTGGATCTGCCCTGGTATCTCAGGATGGTGTGTCAGTGGACCCAGACCCGGCGCAGGGCTAGGAACATACCCTTAGAAGAACTCCAAAGAACTCTCCAGTTCCATGCTTTTATTTCATATAGTGGGCACGATTCTGCCTGGGTGAAGAGTGAATTACTACCAAACTTAGAAAAGGAGGATATACGGATTTGTCTCCATGAGAGAAACTTTATTGCTGGCAAGAGCATTGTGGAAAATATCATAAACTGCATTGAGAAAAGTTACAAGTCCATCTTTGTTTTGTCTCCCAACTTTGTTCAGAGTGAGTGGTGCCATTATGAGCTCTACTTTGCCCACCACAATCTCTTTCATGAAGCTTTTAATAACTTAATCCTGATCTTGCTGGAACCCATTCCACAATATTCCATTCCCAGTAGCTATCACAAGCTGAAAATTCTCATGGCAAAGAGGACTTATTTGGAATGGCCCAAGGAGAAGAGCAAACATGGACTTTTTTGGGCTAACCTAAGAGCAGCCATTAATATTAAGTTGATGGAGTAA
- the TLR1 gene encoding toll-like receptor 1 isoform X1, which produces MTKTNSGIFHFAIIFVLILEIGIQSSDEREFFVDRSKAGLTHVPKDLSLKTTILDISQNYISELRTSDIQLLSKLRILIISHNKIQYLDISVFKFNLELEYLDLSHNKLGKISCHPTVNLKHLDLSFNAFDALPICKEFGNMSQLEFLGLSATQLQKSSVLPIAHLHISKVLLVLGDPYGEKEDSESLRHLNTESLHIVFPTRKEFHFILDVSLSTAVNLELSNIKCVLDDNRCSYFLNVLSKLQKNPRLSSLTLNNIETAWDSFIMILQLVWHTSVENFSIKNVKLQGHLGFRDFDYSNTSLKALSIYQVVSDVFSFPQSSIYKIFSNMTIQNFTVSGTHMIHMLCPSQISPFLHLDFSNNLLTDTIFRDCGTLTKLETFSLQINQLKELTNIAHMTKEMKSLHQLDISQNFLRYDENEGNCSWTRSLLSLNMSSNILTDSVFRCLPPRVKVLDLHNNRIRSIPKQIMKLESLQKLNVALNSLTNLPGCGAFNSLSTLIIDHNSISNPSVDFFQSCQKIRSIKAGNNPFQCTCELREFIQSIGQVSSDVVEGWPDSYKCEYPESYKGTPLKDFHLSQLSCNTALLVVTIVVPVLVLAVTVSILCIYLDLPWYLRMVCQWTQTRRRARNIPLEELQRTLQFHAFISYSGHDSAWVKSELLPNLEKEDIRICLHERNFIAGKSIVENIINCIEKSYKSIFVLSPNFVQSEWCHYELYFAHHNLFHEAFNNLILILLEPIPQYSIPSSYHKLKILMAKRTYLEWPKEKSKHGLFWANLRAAINIKLME; this is translated from the coding sequence ATGACTAAAACTAATTCTGGCATCTTCCACTTTGCCATCATCTTTGTGTTAATACTTGAGATTGGAATCCAATCATCTGATGAAAGGGAATTTTTTGTTGACAGATCTAAAGCAGGTCTCACCCATGTTCCCAAAGATCTATCTCTGAAAACAACAATCTTAGATATATCACAAAACTATATATCTGAGCTTCGGACTTCTGACATCCAATTACTATCAAAGCTGAGGATTTTGATAATTTCTCATAATAAAATCCAGTATCTTGATATCAGTGTTTTCAAATTCAACCTGGAATTGGAATACTTGGATTTGTCCCACAACAAGTTGGGGAAGATTTCTTGCCACCCTACTGTGAACCTCAAGCACTTAGACCTCTCATTTAATGCATTTGATGCCCTGCCCATATGCAAAGAGTTTGGCAACATGTCTCAACTAGAATTTCTGGGGTTGAGTGCCACACAGTTACAAAAATCTAGTGTGCTGCCAATTGCTCATTTGCATATCAGTAAGGTTTTACTGGTCTTAGGAGACCCTTATGGGGAAAAAGAAGACTCTGAGAGCCTTCGACACCTTAACACAGAGAGTCTGCACATTGTTTTCCCGACAAGAAAGGAATTCCATTTCATTTTGGATGTGTCCCTCAGCACTGCAGTAAATCTGGAACTGTCTAATATCAAATGTGTGCTGGATGATAACCGATGTTCTTATTTCCTAAATGTTCTGTCAAAACTTCAAAAGAATCCAAGGTTATCAAGTCTTACTTTAAACAACATTGAAACAGCTTGGGATTCTTTTATTATGATCCTCCAGTTGGTTTGGCATACAAGTGTAGAAAATTTCTCGATTAAAAATGTGAAACTACAAGGTCACCTTGGCTTCAGAGATTTTGATTATTCTAACACTTCACTGAAGGCCTTGTCTATATACCAAGTTGTCAGTGATGTGTTCAGTTTTCCACAAAGTTCTATCTacaaaatcttttcaaatatgaCCATCCAAAATTTCACAGTATCTGGTACACACATGATCCACATGCTTTGCCCATCTCAAATTAGCCCATTTCTGCATTTGGATTTTTCCAATAATCTCTTAACAGACACGATTTTTAGAGATTGTGGAACATTGACTAAGCTGGAGACATTTAGTTtacaaataaatcaattaaaagaaCTTACAAATATAGCTCATATGACCAAGGAGATGAAGTCTCTACATCAATTGGATATTAGCCAGAATTTTTTAAGGTatgatgaaaatgaaggaaattgcTCTTGGACTAGAAGTTTATTAAGTTTAAATATGTCTTCAAATATACTTACTGACTCTGTTTTCAGATGTTTACCTCCCAGGGTCAAGGTACTTGATCTTCACAATAACAGAATAAGGAGCATCCCTAAACAAATCATGAAACTAGAATCTTTGCAAAAACTCAATGTTGCTCTCAATTCTTTAACCAACCTTCCTGGATGTGGTGCCTTTAACAGCCTTTCTACACTGATCATTGACCATAATTCAATTTCCAACCCATCAGTTGACTTCTTCCAGAGCTGCCAGAAGATTAGGTCAATAAAAGCAGGGAACAATCCATTCCAATGTACGTGTGAGCTAAGAGAATTTATCCAAAGTATAGGCCAAGTATCAAGTGATGTGGTAGAGGGTTGGCCTGATTCTTATAAGTGTGAGTATCCAGAAAGCTATAAGGGAACCCCACTAAAGGACTTTCATCTGTCTCAATTATCCTGCAACACAGCTCTGCTTGTTGTCACCATTGTGGTCCCTGTGCTGGTGTTGGCTGTTACTGTGAGCATCCTCTGTATCTACCTGGATCTGCCCTGGTATCTCAGGATGGTGTGTCAGTGGACCCAGACCCGGCGCAGGGCTAGGAACATACCCTTAGAAGAACTCCAAAGAACTCTCCAGTTCCATGCTTTTATTTCATATAGTGGGCACGATTCTGCCTGGGTGAAGAGTGAATTACTACCAAACTTAGAAAAGGAGGATATACGGATTTGTCTCCATGAGAGAAACTTTATTGCTGGCAAGAGCATTGTGGAAAATATCATAAACTGCATTGAGAAAAGTTACAAGTCCATCTTTGTTTTGTCTCCCAACTTTGTTCAGAGTGAGTGGTGCCATTATGAGCTCTACTTTGCCCACCACAATCTCTTTCATGAAGCTTTTAATAACTTAATCCTGATCTTGCTGGAACCCATTCCACAATATTCCATTCCCAGTAGCTATCACAAGCTGAAAATTCTCATGGCAAAGAGGACTTATTTGGAATGGCCCAAGGAGAAGAGCAAACATGGACTTTTTTGGGCTAACCTAAGAGCAGCCATTAATATTAAGTTGATGGAGTAA